In one window of uncultured Sphaerochaeta sp. DNA:
- a CDS encoding L-rhamnose isomerase, with protein sequence MSYYEEAKKIYANYGVDTDSVLDQLSDVPISVHCWQGDDVGGFERPDAELAGGGIQTTGNYPGKAKTVEQLRQDLEQVFSLVGGSHRLNLHASYGEFGSTFVDRDQIEEKHYQGWLDWGKKMGIPLDFNGTFFSHPMADDGYTLASKDERIRRFWIEHAKRCRKIAAWIGEQQGSPCILDTWVPDGAKNLTVDKFGYRAILKESLDEIFETEYPSEFMRDALETKLFGIGSEAFVVGSHEFYMNYAARNNKMLCIDMGHFHTEEDISDKLSAILLFDDEILLHVSRPMHWDSDHVVLFNDKIKMVAEELVRSGKLEASHIGLDFFDASINRIGAWVTGIRAMRKALLFAMLEPIDQLIEYEESGNGYATMALLEQQSVLPFGAIWDEYCKRTNTPLESELIELVSSYEKEVLEERS encoded by the coding sequence ATGTCTTACTATGAAGAAGCCAAGAAAATATATGCGAACTATGGTGTCGATACCGACTCTGTCCTTGATCAATTGTCTGACGTTCCCATCTCTGTCCACTGTTGGCAGGGCGATGATGTTGGCGGTTTCGAGCGTCCCGATGCCGAACTGGCTGGTGGAGGAATCCAAACCACAGGGAACTATCCCGGCAAAGCAAAGACTGTCGAACAGTTGCGTCAGGATCTTGAGCAGGTCTTCTCCCTGGTTGGTGGAAGTCATAGGCTGAACCTGCATGCCAGCTATGGAGAGTTTGGTTCCACCTTTGTTGACCGTGACCAGATTGAGGAGAAGCACTATCAAGGTTGGCTTGATTGGGGCAAGAAGATGGGTATCCCTCTGGACTTCAATGGAACCTTCTTCAGCCATCCAATGGCTGATGATGGCTATACCTTGGCAAGCAAGGATGAGAGAATCCGTAGGTTCTGGATCGAGCACGCAAAACGTTGTAGAAAAATAGCTGCATGGATTGGTGAGCAACAGGGGAGTCCCTGTATCCTCGACACTTGGGTTCCTGATGGTGCAAAGAACCTCACTGTTGATAAGTTCGGGTATCGTGCCATTCTCAAGGAGAGCCTTGATGAGATTTTTGAGACCGAATATCCCAGCGAATTTATGCGTGACGCTCTGGAGACCAAACTCTTTGGCATCGGAAGTGAAGCCTTTGTAGTTGGTTCCCATGAGTTCTATATGAACTATGCAGCACGAAACAATAAGATGCTCTGCATTGATATGGGACACTTCCACACAGAGGAAGATATCTCAGATAAACTTTCCGCCATTCTCCTCTTTGATGATGAGATTCTCTTGCACGTCAGTCGTCCCATGCATTGGGATAGTGACCATGTGGTTCTGTTCAATGACAAGATCAAGATGGTGGCAGAGGAGCTGGTGAGAAGCGGGAAACTGGAAGCCTCCCACATTGGCCTGGATTTTTTCGATGCATCAATCAACCGTATTGGCGCATGGGTTACCGGTATCAGGGCAATGCGCAAGGCCTTGCTCTTTGCAATGCTTGAGCCGATTGATCAACTTATTGAGTATGAAGAGTCAGGAAATGGCTATGCAACCATGGCGTTGCTTGAACAGCAGAGCGTTCTCCCCTTTGGTGCCATCTGGGATGAGTACTGCAAAAGAACCAACACTCCACTGGAGAGTGAACTCATTGAGTTGGTAAGTTCCTATGAGAAGGAAGTCCTGGAGGAGCGTTCATGA
- a CDS encoding carbohydrate ABC transporter permease, whose protein sequence is MKIKRSAATIIGEVSALILTFLTHWVVFYFIIINSFKTRAEAARLSLAFPKKWQIIENYSYILSYGDGLFFRSMWNSIRLTIISIVILVLVASMTGYIMQRRQGKFSKISNKLILAGLIVPPSVISTYWILSQLGVVGTLAGLTLVEVATMFPFSVMIYKGYMATIPRDIDAAAIIDGCSASRLYFQIIFPILKPITATIVILRSVVVYNDFANPLYYMSGARNSTIQLFVYTFQSAFLTQWNYLFAAIVLISLPPFILYLILNKRILEGVTAGAVKG, encoded by the coding sequence ATGAAAATAAAAAGAAGCGCCGCGACCATAATTGGAGAAGTATCAGCACTGATTTTGACATTCCTCACACATTGGGTTGTGTTTTATTTCATCATCATTAATTCATTCAAGACGAGAGCAGAAGCAGCGAGATTGTCACTGGCATTTCCTAAGAAGTGGCAAATAATTGAAAATTATTCATATATCCTTAGCTATGGTGATGGATTGTTCTTTCGATCGATGTGGAACAGTATTCGTCTTACTATCATATCGATAGTAATTCTTGTCTTGGTTGCCAGCATGACAGGGTATATCATGCAGCGAAGACAAGGAAAATTTTCAAAGATTTCAAATAAGTTGATTCTGGCTGGTCTCATAGTACCCCCATCGGTAATCTCAACCTATTGGATTTTGTCCCAGTTGGGTGTGGTCGGCACACTTGCCGGTCTTACCTTGGTGGAAGTGGCAACAATGTTCCCATTTTCGGTTATGATTTATAAAGGTTATATGGCAACCATCCCAAGGGATATTGATGCTGCTGCCATTATTGATGGATGTTCTGCATCCCGGCTCTATTTTCAAATCATATTTCCAATACTAAAACCGATTACAGCGACAATTGTCATTCTTCGGTCGGTTGTCGTGTATAACGATTTTGCAAATCCATTGTATTACATGTCGGGTGCAAGAAACAGCACGATTCAATTGTTCGTCTATACATTCCAATCAGCATTTCTTACGCAGTGGAATTATTTGTTTGCAGCAATTGTTCTCATCTCTCTCCCTCCGTTCATTCTCTATCTCATTTTGAACAAGAGAATCCTCGAAGGTGTAACTGCCGGTGCGGTTAAAGGATAA
- a CDS encoding bile acid:sodium symporter yields the protein MASLQDINKRFNAVMPFVTPIGVVLGLLLGHRLDSFRFLGTYFFAFITFVGALGVSYRQFAQIARRMTSVLLVLFSAHIVLPVFVALIGRVIFPTHPDIVTGFVLLSSIPIAVTAFIWSTIYEGDAALALSLIILDTLLSPILTPLTIRLLSNTTVAIDQGGIMTSLLVMIVLPSLVGMLVTQTMPKVAKEAVLYLSPFTKLLLIFVVIIHVGALSGSLSFSWIYVPLILMNLFVIALGFLLVYVLARYVLKVDRPSLVSMTFTGGMRNISAALVLATTYFSPLAALPVILGILFQQTFVGLLGGVLFGKKRS from the coding sequence ATGGCATCACTGCAGGATATAAACAAGCGTTTTAATGCGGTGATGCCGTTCGTTACACCAATTGGTGTGGTGCTCGGCTTGCTGCTTGGTCATCGTTTGGATTCCTTCCGTTTTCTTGGAACCTATTTTTTCGCATTCATTACCTTTGTAGGAGCCTTGGGGGTAAGCTATCGTCAGTTTGCCCAGATCGCACGTCGAATGACCTCTGTGCTGCTTGTGCTCTTCAGTGCGCATATAGTGCTGCCGGTTTTTGTCGCACTCATTGGACGAGTGATATTTCCCACACACCCTGATATTGTCACCGGTTTTGTGTTGCTCTCTTCGATTCCGATTGCAGTGACCGCCTTTATCTGGTCAACCATTTATGAGGGAGACGCCGCCCTTGCCCTTTCACTCATCATTCTTGATACCTTGCTTTCTCCCATCCTGACACCCCTGACGATCAGGCTGCTTTCCAATACGACAGTGGCAATCGACCAAGGAGGGATCATGACCAGCTTGTTGGTGATGATCGTCCTTCCATCCCTTGTGGGGATGTTGGTTACCCAAACCATGCCCAAGGTTGCAAAGGAAGCCGTGCTCTATCTCAGTCCTTTTACCAAGCTTCTGCTTATTTTTGTGGTAATAATCCATGTTGGAGCTCTCTCTGGTTCTCTCTCATTTTCCTGGATCTATGTTCCACTTATCCTGATGAACCTCTTTGTCATTGCCTTGGGGTTCCTCCTTGTCTATGTACTCGCCAGATATGTCCTGAAGGTGGATCGTCCCAGCCTTGTCAGTATGACGTTCACCGGAGGAATGAGGAATATCAGTGCAGCTTTGGTGCTTGCTACTACCTATTTTTCTCCTCTTGCAGCCCTTCCTGTCATTTTGGGAATACTCTTCCAGCAGACATTCGTAGGGTTGCTGGGGGGAGTGCTGTTTGGAAAGAAGAGGAGCTAG
- a CDS encoding sugar ABC transporter permease: MNSYEKHVYKYWMVMPGLLIYLIIFGLPTFLSFYFSLTRWNLISTTFIGLENFKTFFSQTNLRTALGNTFIYAFSTSLSKVIFGLFIAAGLCGKLKTSGYLKSIIYFPTLLGFVVVGIAFSSLMHPSGIINQGLAFFGISKVRWLINPDIALFSVILVDFWKGIGVTTVIYIAGLRAISPDYYEAAKIDGASRVQTFRFITLPMIISSINTVLTLSLIGGLKSYELILTMTEGGPGFSTEVLGLVVYRLFGQGMYGLATAGSVILFISISFIIFPLNHFVAKREVEL; this comes from the coding sequence ATGAATAGTTATGAAAAACATGTATACAAATATTGGATGGTAATGCCTGGTTTGCTTATCTATCTAATTATCTTTGGCTTGCCAACCTTCTTGTCATTTTATTTTTCTTTGACACGGTGGAACTTAATCAGCACAACGTTCATCGGTTTGGAAAACTTCAAGACTTTTTTCTCTCAAACTAATTTGCGTACAGCTTTGGGAAATACGTTTATCTACGCGTTTTCTACAAGTCTATCGAAAGTAATCTTTGGTCTATTTATAGCGGCTGGCCTCTGCGGGAAGTTGAAGACTTCGGGCTATTTGAAAAGTATCATATATTTTCCAACACTTCTCGGCTTTGTCGTAGTAGGTATTGCCTTTTCCAGCTTGATGCACCCCTCGGGTATTATCAACCAAGGGTTGGCATTCTTTGGAATCAGTAAGGTACGTTGGTTGATTAATCCAGATATAGCGTTGTTCTCAGTTATCTTGGTTGATTTCTGGAAAGGGATTGGTGTTACCACTGTTATCTATATCGCAGGGTTACGAGCTATCTCCCCTGACTATTATGAAGCGGCAAAGATTGACGGAGCGAGCAGGGTGCAGACCTTTAGATTTATCACATTGCCGATGATTATTTCTTCGATCAACACAGTACTAACCCTGTCATTGATCGGCGGTTTGAAGAGTTATGAATTGATCCTCACCATGACTGAGGGAGGTCCAGGATTTTCAACTGAAGTTCTGGGCTTGGTAGTATATAGACTATTCGGGCAAGGAATGTATGGGTTGGCTACAGCAGGAAGCGTAATCCTGTTTATTTCAATCTCTTTCATCATTTTCCCTCTCAATCACTTCGTAGCAAAAAGGGAGGTTGAACTCTAA
- a CDS encoding 3-isopropylmalate dehydratase large subunit yields MHALEKILAKASGKVEVTAGQIVMANVDFAEVNDIYLQAIRSFYEMGGTRVWDREKLAFVFDHYAPSPSIEGAENHKKMREFALSQKLTHHFDVEKGVCHQVLPEAGLIYPGMFFVATDSHTTTHGAFGAFGTGIGATDMATVMIEGQLWIKVPEVIQICLEGTPGPLTMAKDVALLVVGKLKADGAIYQAIEFCGSYVEQLSVASKMVLCNLAVEMGAKTAYIHPDELVLSYLTEKGVSEYTVYETDDDYQYFQKFSFNIDGLESQIAVPHSVDSVLPLSQVTSVKVDQCLIGTCTGGREEDFQIAAKIIGDRHVASGTRLLIIPASDQVMMHCLADGTLQKLLKAGATLVSPGCGPCLGAHEGLLAPGEVCVTASNRNFPGRMGSRDAELYLASPAVVAESAIQGMLAAPTLLSNKGSML; encoded by the coding sequence ATGCATGCATTGGAAAAAATACTAGCAAAGGCTTCTGGCAAGGTAGAAGTGACAGCCGGACAAATTGTGATGGCGAATGTCGACTTTGCTGAAGTAAATGATATTTACCTTCAAGCTATTCGTTCCTTTTATGAGATGGGTGGAACACGTGTGTGGGATAGGGAAAAACTTGCATTTGTGTTTGATCACTATGCTCCATCTCCCTCCATTGAGGGAGCAGAGAATCACAAAAAAATGCGTGAATTTGCTCTTTCTCAGAAACTGACTCATCACTTTGATGTGGAGAAAGGTGTCTGTCACCAAGTACTTCCAGAAGCAGGATTGATTTATCCTGGTATGTTTTTTGTAGCAACTGACAGCCATACTACAACCCATGGTGCTTTTGGAGCATTTGGTACCGGTATCGGTGCAACAGACATGGCAACTGTGATGATCGAGGGACAGTTATGGATAAAAGTTCCTGAGGTCATCCAGATATGTCTGGAAGGAACTCCTGGCCCCCTGACCATGGCAAAGGATGTAGCATTGCTCGTTGTAGGTAAGCTTAAGGCAGATGGTGCAATTTATCAGGCAATAGAATTTTGTGGTTCGTATGTTGAACAACTGTCAGTTGCTTCCAAGATGGTGTTGTGCAATCTTGCCGTTGAGATGGGAGCAAAGACAGCATATATTCATCCTGATGAATTGGTATTATCCTACCTCACAGAGAAAGGGGTGAGTGAGTATACCGTTTATGAGACAGACGACGACTATCAATACTTCCAGAAATTCTCTTTCAATATCGATGGACTGGAGTCGCAAATTGCGGTACCTCACAGTGTGGATTCAGTTCTTCCTCTTTCTCAGGTTACCTCAGTCAAGGTTGACCAATGCTTAATTGGAACCTGCACAGGAGGAAGAGAGGAGGATTTCCAGATTGCAGCAAAGATCATTGGGGATAGGCATGTCGCGTCAGGTACGCGATTATTGATTATTCCTGCATCGGATCAAGTGATGATGCATTGTCTTGCTGATGGAACACTGCAAAAGCTTCTTAAGGCAGGGGCTACACTGGTATCTCCAGGTTGCGGACCGTGTTTGGGGGCTCATGAAGGGTTACTAGCCCCTGGTGAAGTGTGTGTAACAGCATCCAATAGAAATTTTCCAGGACGTATGGGAAGCAGAGATGCAGAATTGTACCTTGCTTCTCCTGCTGTCGTTGCAGAGAGTGCTATTCAAGGGATGTTGGCTGCTCCAACTCTGCTCAGCAATAAAGGATCCATGCTATGA
- the rhaS gene encoding rhamnose ABC transporter substrate-binding protein, which yields MKKTLLFVLIMTMALGAMFAQGTKEAAPAGEKEIVILGKSMGNGFFDAVFKGSEEAAAELGGIKTTYMAPPQATAEGQIEIIETLIAQRVDGIAISANDADALIPVAKKAMAAGIKVISYDSGINAGGRIVDLLPSNPELIGRQQIQLAAELTDYKGDVAVLSASAQATNQNLWIEWMKEEIKEADYSNMKLVEVVYGDDAPDKSYREAVSLMQKYPNLKAIICPTTVGLLATAQAVKDAGKSGVVEVTGLGLPSEMKGYILDGTCRQMALWNPIDLGYSSTYILNGLIEGTVDGATGEEIPAGRMGSIKVEENGIAFMSTPYVFNKDNIEKFAEIY from the coding sequence ATGAAGAAAACGTTGTTGTTTGTTCTCATCATGACCATGGCCCTTGGTGCAATGTTTGCCCAGGGAACCAAGGAAGCAGCACCAGCTGGTGAAAAAGAGATTGTCATTCTCGGAAAGAGTATGGGAAATGGGTTCTTTGATGCAGTATTCAAAGGTAGTGAAGAAGCTGCCGCTGAGCTTGGTGGGATTAAGACGACCTATATGGCACCTCCCCAGGCTACTGCAGAGGGACAGATTGAGATCATCGAGACCTTGATCGCACAGAGAGTTGATGGTATTGCCATCAGCGCAAACGATGCAGATGCATTGATTCCTGTAGCCAAGAAAGCCATGGCAGCCGGTATCAAGGTTATCAGTTATGACTCCGGTATCAACGCAGGTGGACGAATTGTTGACCTCCTGCCCAGTAACCCCGAACTCATTGGACGCCAGCAGATTCAGCTTGCTGCTGAACTGACTGACTACAAGGGTGATGTTGCTGTCCTTTCCGCTTCTGCTCAGGCTACCAACCAGAATCTCTGGATTGAGTGGATGAAGGAAGAGATCAAGGAAGCTGACTATTCCAACATGAAGCTTGTTGAAGTCGTCTATGGTGATGATGCCCCCGATAAGAGCTATCGTGAAGCTGTCTCCTTGATGCAGAAGTATCCCAACCTGAAGGCTATCATCTGTCCGACCACTGTTGGTCTGCTTGCAACCGCACAGGCTGTCAAGGACGCTGGAAAGAGTGGCGTTGTTGAAGTAACCGGTCTTGGTCTTCCTTCAGAGATGAAGGGCTACATCCTCGACGGCACCTGTCGCCAGATGGCACTGTGGAATCCAATTGACCTTGGATACAGCTCCACCTACATCCTCAATGGTCTTATTGAAGGGACGGTTGATGGTGCAACTGGAGAAGAGATTCCTGCTGGTCGCATGGGCTCAATCAAGGTCGAAGAGAACGGTATTGCCTTCATGAGTACTCCTTATGTATTCAACAAGGACAACATCGAGAAGTTCGCAGAGATCTATTAA
- a CDS encoding 3-isopropylmalate dehydratase — protein sequence MSFQFTGNVVVLGKNIDTDQIYPGRYLGFSEPKQVSQHCFEGLSSDKRDKIKPGTIVVAATNFGCGSSREHAPIALLNYGIPLVIASSFARIFYRNSLNLGLPLLVCKDIHRHVTDGDVVHVDLESAKVMVGTRVFQGEIIGEQMLSMIACGGIKPLFLRKYKQY from the coding sequence ATGAGTTTTCAATTTACTGGTAATGTAGTTGTATTAGGGAAAAATATTGATACAGATCAGATTTATCCTGGACGATATCTTGGATTTTCAGAGCCTAAACAAGTCTCTCAACATTGCTTTGAAGGATTGAGCAGTGATAAGCGAGATAAGATAAAACCCGGGACTATCGTAGTTGCGGCAACAAATTTTGGATGTGGCTCAAGTCGAGAGCATGCTCCAATCGCCTTGCTGAATTACGGGATCCCACTTGTGATTGCATCTTCCTTTGCAAGAATCTTTTATCGTAACTCCTTAAATCTAGGGTTGCCTTTGCTGGTTTGTAAGGATATTCATAGGCATGTGACTGATGGCGATGTAGTTCATGTTGATCTGGAATCTGCGAAAGTGATGGTGGGGACGAGAGTGTTCCAAGGCGAGATTATTGGGGAGCAGATGCTCTCAATGATTGCATGTGGAGGGATTAAGCCACTCTTCTTACGGAAGTATAAGCAATATTAA
- a CDS encoding class II aldolase/adducin family protein — translation MSFASLIAHSKRYGSDPSYVLLGGGNTSYKEGNILYVKASGHALGTIDESGFVKMDLRKLESIWGKQYSNDDEQREDEVLKDMMDCRLEGETARPSVEALLHALLPFPYVIHLHPAMVNGLTCAQEGEKAVARLFPEALWIELVKPGFILADIVRSRMADQKKETGTVSSLIFLQNHGIFAGGQSLEEIESLYNSLMGKISSQLVRKPDFSSLEADSSRVESVKKELGGLTKEPVLFSWNKEFAHYLQNENHFQAVASSFTPDHIVYAGFKPLWVEEGQDVVSAFKQYEAEHGVSPKIVCIQNLGVFSLGEKPMPLFLDTVSIAVYTESFGGPRFMDDAMIDFIRNWEVEKYRSSVASK, via the coding sequence ATGAGTTTTGCATCCCTGATTGCCCACTCCAAGCGGTATGGTTCGGACCCTTCTTACGTATTATTGGGAGGTGGAAACACCTCCTATAAAGAGGGGAACATCCTCTATGTAAAGGCTAGTGGCCATGCCTTGGGAACCATTGATGAATCGGGTTTTGTCAAGATGGATCTGAGGAAGCTTGAGAGTATCTGGGGAAAACAGTACAGCAATGATGACGAGCAGAGAGAGGATGAAGTCCTCAAGGATATGATGGATTGTCGCCTCGAAGGAGAGACAGCACGGCCTTCTGTTGAGGCCTTGCTCCATGCATTGCTCCCCTTTCCTTATGTCATCCACCTTCACCCTGCCATGGTGAATGGTCTTACCTGTGCGCAAGAAGGAGAGAAGGCTGTTGCCAGGCTTTTCCCTGAAGCACTCTGGATTGAATTGGTGAAGCCTGGATTCATCCTTGCAGATATTGTTCGCTCCAGGATGGCCGATCAAAAAAAGGAAACTGGGACCGTCAGCTCTCTGATTTTCCTGCAGAACCATGGTATTTTTGCCGGTGGGCAGAGTTTGGAGGAGATAGAAAGCCTCTACAACTCCTTGATGGGAAAAATTTCCTCCCAGTTGGTAAGAAAGCCTGATTTTTCTTCTCTGGAGGCAGACTCTTCCCGCGTTGAATCAGTCAAAAAAGAGCTTGGGGGTCTTACTAAAGAACCAGTTCTTTTCTCGTGGAATAAGGAGTTTGCGCACTACCTGCAGAATGAGAACCATTTCCAGGCAGTTGCTTCCTCCTTTACCCCTGACCATATTGTCTATGCCGGTTTCAAGCCACTCTGGGTTGAAGAGGGGCAGGATGTAGTTTCTGCTTTTAAACAGTATGAGGCCGAACACGGCGTGAGTCCAAAGATTGTCTGCATACAGAACCTAGGGGTATTCTCCCTGGGAGAGAAGCCGATGCCACTCTTTTTGGATACTGTATCAATTGCAGTATATACCGAGAGTTTTGGAGGGCCCCGTTTCATGGATGATGCAATGATTGATTTCATCAGAAACTGGGAAGTGGAGAAATATCGGTCTTCAGTTGCATCAAAGTAG
- a CDS encoding extracellular solute-binding protein, whose amino-acid sequence MRKGIVLLLLVLVVLPLNIFAAGKQEVAVPTEGKSKFAGQTLTMMMTNKEGEFEAARAQHKAFEEKYGVKIEVEVVPSGDAGENLRRTRVATKSLPDIFASSVGAKLYESYPAENVIDIKDQPWIGNLDANFKEAATIDGAVYGVPLAPSNVAGVFYNKRIFEDLGLDVPLTWNEFLDTCAVIKKAGIAPVAAPNSKTSLTQVPFLMNYYYVAQEDPEFAAKYTRNEIRLSDSKTFVGGLQKMYDLAVNDYLNEDALATSVEDVAMMLGDGTAAMSIIRTNILSTMEILVPDAIQDMGFFPLPDKDPNVRGVATWMPMAYLANKNATNPELALLFLEFMTTNEAVQAYLSVQKPTGAFMLNGVEFPEDIYPSLAEAQAWVEKASIPVMEYYSPIKGINQATYTSQVAAGMITPEVAAREIDKDNAISAKQLGLSNW is encoded by the coding sequence ATGAGAAAAGGTATTGTTCTGTTATTATTGGTACTTGTTGTATTGCCTTTGAACATTTTTGCAGCAGGGAAGCAGGAGGTTGCTGTCCCTACTGAAGGCAAGAGCAAATTTGCGGGTCAGACTCTTACCATGATGATGACTAACAAAGAAGGTGAATTTGAGGCAGCAAGAGCCCAGCACAAGGCTTTTGAAGAAAAGTACGGCGTAAAAATTGAAGTAGAGGTCGTTCCCAGTGGTGATGCAGGAGAAAACCTCAGGAGAACACGTGTTGCTACAAAGTCCTTGCCAGATATCTTTGCAAGTTCTGTAGGTGCAAAACTCTATGAGAGTTATCCTGCTGAAAATGTAATTGACATCAAGGATCAGCCATGGATTGGCAATCTTGATGCTAACTTTAAAGAAGCTGCTACCATTGATGGTGCTGTGTATGGCGTGCCCTTGGCTCCATCCAACGTTGCAGGTGTTTTCTACAATAAGAGAATCTTTGAAGATTTGGGGCTTGATGTTCCATTGACATGGAATGAGTTCTTGGACACTTGTGCAGTAATCAAGAAAGCAGGAATTGCTCCGGTTGCGGCTCCAAACTCAAAGACAAGCCTCACCCAAGTTCCGTTCTTGATGAACTACTACTATGTTGCCCAGGAAGATCCTGAATTTGCAGCAAAGTACACACGGAATGAAATCAGGCTTTCAGACTCCAAGACATTTGTTGGAGGTCTTCAGAAAATGTATGACCTTGCAGTGAATGACTATCTGAATGAGGATGCATTGGCTACATCAGTTGAGGATGTTGCAATGATGCTTGGGGACGGCACAGCAGCCATGTCAATCATCAGAACAAATATTCTCTCAACCATGGAGATATTGGTTCCCGATGCGATTCAGGATATGGGATTCTTCCCACTTCCGGATAAAGACCCCAATGTACGTGGTGTCGCCACTTGGATGCCAATGGCATACTTGGCAAACAAGAATGCAACAAATCCTGAATTGGCATTGTTGTTCCTTGAATTCATGACCACAAATGAAGCTGTACAGGCATATCTTTCTGTTCAGAAGCCCACCGGTGCCTTCATGCTCAATGGTGTGGAGTTCCCAGAAGATATTTATCCTTCATTGGCTGAAGCACAGGCATGGGTAGAGAAAGCTTCCATTCCAGTCATGGAATACTATAGTCCCATCAAGGGTATCAACCAGGCAACTTACACCAGTCAGGTTGCAGCTGGAATGATTACCCCTGAGGTAGCAGCCCGAGAGATTGACAAAGACAACGCAATCTCCGCTAAGCAGCTTGGTCTTTCTAACTGGTAA
- a CDS encoding sugar ABC transporter ATP-binding protein: MQQALLEVQHVTKVFPGIRALDDVHLSLRRGEVHALIGENGAGKSTLVKILTGVYIPTSGTMTFEGKEISFKNAIDAQQAGIVAIHQEASMFPELSVTENIYMGHHLRNPKTKKLDWKTMQENTQGLLQRMQLDINPDSLVKNLSVAQRHMVEIVKALSLDADLVIMDEPTSALTGREVDDLFRIVRSLKEEGKAILFISHKFEEIFEICDYYTVFRDGQYIGEGKVAESNEDTIINMMIGRSIDQMYPHHEPKIGKKVLEVKHLSQLGAFKDISFDLHEGEILGLFGLVGAGRSEVVRTIFGIDKASEGTMHLLGKPFMPKGAIDSMRKGIALVPEDRQKQGLVLKMSLTHNISLPVLTNLCWKGLVTRKKTESNYVQEHGDQMEIKSAGYHVDAETLSGGNQQKVVLAKWIGTNPKILILDEPTKGIDVATKAAVHEFVCDMADKGVAVILISSELPEILGMSDRIVVMHEGYQTAILDAEEATAESVMRYAIATVQMEATNA; this comes from the coding sequence ATGCAACAGGCATTGTTGGAAGTACAACACGTAACAAAGGTGTTTCCCGGTATCAGAGCCTTGGATGATGTACATCTCTCCCTACGAAGGGGTGAAGTGCATGCCCTCATTGGAGAGAACGGAGCAGGAAAGTCCACCTTGGTGAAGATTCTCACCGGAGTCTATATCCCTACCAGTGGAACAATGACCTTTGAGGGGAAAGAAATCTCCTTCAAGAATGCAATCGACGCCCAACAGGCAGGGATTGTAGCCATCCATCAGGAAGCATCCATGTTTCCCGAGCTCAGTGTCACAGAGAATATCTACATGGGACACCACCTTAGGAATCCGAAAACAAAAAAACTTGACTGGAAAACCATGCAGGAGAATACCCAGGGATTGCTCCAGAGGATGCAACTCGATATCAATCCAGACTCCCTGGTCAAGAATCTCAGTGTTGCACAGCGCCACATGGTGGAAATTGTCAAGGCACTCAGCCTTGATGCAGATCTGGTCATCATGGATGAGCCAACCAGTGCACTTACCGGCCGAGAGGTCGATGATCTATTCAGGATAGTCCGCTCCTTAAAGGAAGAGGGCAAGGCAATTCTCTTCATCTCCCATAAGTTTGAAGAGATTTTTGAAATTTGTGATTACTACACGGTTTTCCGTGACGGACAATATATCGGGGAAGGGAAGGTAGCTGAGAGCAACGAAGATACGATCATTAACATGATGATCGGGCGCTCAATAGACCAGATGTACCCCCACCATGAACCAAAGATTGGTAAGAAGGTGCTTGAGGTTAAGCATCTCAGTCAGCTTGGTGCCTTCAAGGACATCTCCTTTGATTTGCATGAAGGGGAGATTCTTGGTCTCTTCGGGCTTGTCGGAGCTGGTCGCAGCGAGGTAGTGAGAACTATCTTTGGAATTGACAAGGCCAGTGAGGGGACGATGCATTTACTCGGGAAACCCTTTATGCCCAAAGGTGCCATTGACAGCATGCGAAAAGGGATTGCCTTGGTGCCTGAAGATCGCCAGAAGCAGGGTTTGGTATTGAAAATGAGTTTGACCCATAATATCAGCCTACCGGTATTGACCAATCTTTGCTGGAAAGGTCTGGTGACCAGGAAAAAGACCGAATCTAATTATGTCCAGGAACACGGTGATCAGATGGAGATAAAATCTGCAGGGTACCATGTCGATGCTGAAACGCTCAGTGGGGGTAACCAGCAGAAGGTTGTCCTCGCCAAGTGGATTGGGACAAATCCGAAGATTCTCATCCTTGATGAACCTACCAAGGGTATTGATGTAGCAACGAAGGCAGCAGTACACGAATTCGTTTGTGATATGGCGGACAAGGGTGTTGCCGTTATTTTGATCAGTAGTGAGCTTCCTGAAATCTTGGGAATGTCAGACCGGATCGTCGTGATGCATGAAGGGTACCAGACAGCCATTCTTGATGCAGAAGAAGCGACAGCAGAGTCAGTAATGCGGTATGCAATCGCAACTGTACAGATGGAGGCCACCAATGCCTGA